Proteins co-encoded in one Coriobacterium glomerans PW2 genomic window:
- a CDS encoding MurR/RpiR family transcriptional regulator, protein MLIIEKLKVTEEMSEAEAAIAAYLLEHGRDLKRYSIRDLADSAYASPATVVRLCKKLGLSGFTELKSRLLDELAYFEQKQDEVDANFPFSREDSLMRTANRISQLHMQTVADTMKLLRFGDLQKAIRLLQQSRRVYVFSFGTSLNQAESFLENMLKIGREVVIQSNLNYQIYQAKCMSARDLAIAISYSGETEKILFIAQICHKNHVPLIAISSYGENTLTSYSDCKLTISTKEHLFDNMANFSMHVSINLLLDVLYSGLFLVDYDTNYRHKIDVTKQFEFNRHSQTDALMRGDLWNPERKTC, encoded by the coding sequence ATGCTTATTATTGAGAAGCTCAAGGTAACAGAAGAGATGTCCGAGGCGGAAGCGGCGATCGCCGCTTATCTTTTGGAACATGGTAGAGATCTGAAAAGATACTCGATTCGCGATCTTGCTGACTCCGCGTATGCCTCTCCTGCCACGGTAGTGCGGTTATGCAAGAAGCTTGGTCTGTCTGGGTTTACGGAGCTGAAAAGTCGCCTTTTGGACGAACTTGCCTATTTTGAACAGAAACAAGACGAAGTCGATGCAAACTTTCCCTTTTCTCGCGAAGATTCACTAATGAGGACTGCTAATCGTATTTCCCAGCTCCATATGCAGACAGTTGCGGACACCATGAAACTCTTGCGATTTGGGGATCTTCAAAAGGCAATTCGTTTACTGCAGCAGAGCAGGCGTGTTTACGTTTTTTCGTTTGGAACATCATTAAATCAAGCAGAGTCATTCTTAGAGAATATGTTGAAAATCGGTCGGGAAGTTGTAATCCAGAGCAATCTGAATTATCAGATTTATCAGGCAAAATGTATGTCTGCACGTGACTTGGCGATAGCGATATCCTATTCAGGTGAGACAGAAAAAATTCTATTTATTGCCCAGATTTGTCATAAGAATCACGTACCTTTGATTGCCATTTCATCGTATGGCGAGAACACACTTACTTCGTATTCAGATTGTAAGCTGACTATATCAACCAAGGAGCATCTATTCGATAATATGGCTAACTTCAGTATGCATGTTTCTATTAACCTGCTACTTGATGTTTTATACTCAGGTCTATTTTTAGTTGATTATGACACAAATTACAGGCATAAGATCGATGTGACTAAGCAATTTGAATTCAACAGACATTCGCAAACCGATGCTTTAATGCGCGGCGATCTATGGAATCCGGAACGAAAAACTTGCTGA
- a CDS encoding ABC transporter ATP-binding protein, with protein sequence MSDIRQTEVPASASDRDILLEVQHLTKRFVGKSSFLGKTLSHVHAVDDVSFRIRRGEAFGLVGESGCGKTTVGKLLVNLLEPTSGKIIFEGRDLTAMGSRQRTALCRDIQLIFQDPYSSLDPRMRIGDIIAEPIITNRILPREKVEERVCELLECVGLANYMRNRYPHEFSGGQRQRVGIARALAVRPKLIVCDEPVSALDVSIQAQVLNLLADLKEQFGLTYLFIAHGLNVVKHVSDRVGVMYLGKMMEIAPKRDLYAEPLSPYTQALLSAIPSVDPASKRQRIILEGDVPSPIDPPAGCRFASRCFAKVDRCGSVMPALTQIRPGHWAACHRFCDSPLCDANS encoded by the coding sequence ATGAGCGATATCAGACAGACAGAGGTTCCTGCGTCGGCTTCGGATCGAGATATCCTTCTTGAGGTCCAGCATCTGACGAAGCGCTTCGTGGGGAAGTCGAGCTTTCTGGGCAAGACGCTCTCACACGTTCACGCCGTTGACGATGTGAGCTTTCGCATCCGTCGCGGAGAGGCGTTCGGCCTCGTGGGGGAATCGGGCTGCGGGAAGACGACAGTGGGCAAGCTCCTCGTCAATCTGCTCGAGCCCACATCGGGCAAGATCATCTTCGAGGGCCGGGACCTCACAGCGATGGGCTCCCGACAGCGCACCGCTCTGTGTCGCGACATCCAACTGATTTTTCAAGATCCCTACTCGTCGCTCGACCCCCGCATGCGCATCGGAGATATCATAGCGGAACCGATCATCACCAACCGGATCCTGCCGCGCGAGAAGGTTGAGGAGCGGGTGTGCGAGCTGCTGGAGTGCGTAGGGCTGGCGAACTATATGCGCAACCGCTATCCACATGAGTTCTCCGGCGGTCAGCGTCAGCGGGTTGGCATCGCGCGCGCTCTAGCCGTGAGGCCGAAGCTCATTGTCTGCGATGAGCCGGTGAGCGCACTCGACGTCTCCATTCAGGCGCAGGTGCTGAATCTGCTGGCCGATCTGAAAGAGCAGTTCGGGCTCACCTATCTGTTCATCGCGCACGGCCTGAACGTGGTCAAGCACGTCTCTGACCGCGTAGGCGTCATGTATCTGGGAAAGATGATGGAGATCGCACCGAAGCGAGATCTCTATGCCGAGCCGCTGTCCCCCTACACGCAGGCGCTGCTCTCGGCTATCCCCTCTGTCGACCCGGCTTCCAAGCGCCAGCGCATCATCTTGGAGGGCGATGTCCCATCGCCGATCGACCCGCCCGCCGGCTGTCGTTTCGCCAGCAGATGCTTCGCCAAGGTCGACCGCTGCGGTAGCGTCATGCCGGCGCTCACGCAGATTCGTCCTGGGCACTGGGCGGCATGCCATCGCTTTTGCGATTCCCCATTGTGCGACGCGAACTCTTGA
- a CDS encoding family 1 glycosylhydrolase: protein MKMRDGFLWGGATAANQMEGAYLAGNKGLSIADVEKGSRSGAPREIHDRVKEGSYYPSHDGIDFYHRYHDDIDLFAEMGFNCLRMSIAWTRIFPLGDESKPNEVGLAFYDRVFDCLNSHGIEPIVTLSHYEMPLNLVRKYGSWRNRTLIDFYERFCISVFKRYKKKVRYWMTFNEINEVMNQREPYHQAGIRFCKDESVNEVKIKVSHNLFVASARAVIAGHQINPEFKIGCMVQYPTTYAKTCKPDDVLAQRLSMLPNYYYTDVMCKGCYTNLCTAQLKRLDVRSFHPDPSDAEILQKGAVDYIAFSYYFSSIASMKNNESIAVERSNPFVSRTDWGWPIDPIGLRIALNELFDRYQMPLFVVENGIGATDVPVPNELIQDDYRIEYLRSHIEAMKKAIELDGVEVIGYTSWAPIDIVSVGTGEMSKRYGFIYVDKDDDGRGTLARRRKKSFYWYQKVIATNGSDTSIP from the coding sequence ATGAAAATGCGCGATGGTTTTCTTTGGGGCGGGGCAACTGCGGCAAATCAAATGGAGGGCGCCTACTTAGCGGGCAACAAGGGTCTGTCTATCGCCGATGTTGAAAAAGGGTCGCGTTCTGGCGCGCCAAGGGAAATTCATGATAGAGTCAAAGAAGGCAGTTATTATCCGAGTCACGATGGCATTGATTTCTACCATCGATATCATGATGACATCGATTTATTCGCTGAGATGGGGTTTAATTGTTTGCGCATGTCTATTGCGTGGACACGTATATTCCCCCTTGGTGATGAGTCCAAACCGAATGAAGTAGGCCTTGCATTTTATGATCGCGTTTTCGATTGTTTGAATTCCCATGGTATAGAACCGATAGTGACACTGTCTCATTATGAGATGCCACTGAATTTAGTTCGAAAATACGGTTCGTGGCGCAATCGTACGCTTATTGATTTTTATGAACGTTTCTGCATATCAGTGTTCAAAAGATATAAGAAAAAAGTTCGGTATTGGATGACGTTCAATGAGATTAATGAAGTTATGAATCAGCGCGAGCCTTATCACCAAGCAGGTATTCGCTTTTGTAAAGATGAGAGCGTGAACGAAGTCAAAATAAAAGTAAGCCACAATCTGTTTGTTGCCAGTGCGCGGGCAGTCATTGCGGGTCACCAAATTAATCCAGAGTTTAAAATCGGATGCATGGTGCAGTATCCAACAACCTATGCGAAAACTTGCAAACCCGATGATGTGCTTGCCCAACGATTAAGCATGTTGCCCAATTACTACTATACAGATGTTATGTGCAAAGGATGCTACACAAATCTCTGTACAGCACAGCTTAAGCGACTAGATGTTCGTTCATTCCATCCAGATCCATCGGATGCCGAGATTCTGCAGAAAGGTGCGGTTGATTACATCGCTTTTAGTTACTATTTTTCATCGATTGCATCAATGAAAAACAATGAGTCCATTGCCGTTGAGCGCTCCAACCCATTTGTATCACGCACGGACTGGGGTTGGCCAATTGATCCCATAGGCCTTCGTATCGCATTAAATGAGTTGTTTGATAGGTATCAAATGCCTCTATTTGTCGTAGAAAACGGCATTGGAGCGACTGATGTTCCCGTTCCTAACGAACTCATCCAAGATGATTATCGAATAGAATATCTTCGCAGTCACATCGAAGCGATGAAAAAGGCAATTGAACTCGACGGAGTCGAAGTGATTGGCTACACAAGTTGGGCTCCGATAGATATCGTTTCTGTAGGCACCGGCGAAATGAGCAAACGGTACGGATTCATCTACGTTGATAAAGATGATGATGGCAGAGGAACTCTTGCACGGCGGCGGAAGAAATCCTTCTATTGGTATCAGAAGGTAATTGCAACCAATGGGAGCGATACCTCAATCCCGTAA
- a CDS encoding PTS transporter subunit EIIC: MNTRETALCILREIGGKDNIKSLTHCVTRLRFSLNSFAPASEARVKQIPGVLGVVRQGGQFQVIIGQSVEVVYNEIINDIPDLSPSAQEVDHRRNPTQGGIINKALDTIAGIFTPIMPVVAGSGMIKALLSILVLAKLIDLDGRTYYFLNFIADAGYYFLPIYLAASAARKFRCNMYMAMFLGGILLHPSFSALGKSGDFISVLNLPVRVVTYSSSVIPIVMIVFTYSFVEQFLEKRLPSAIKFIAKPLCSLMIMAPLSFLVLGPLGSFLGDVIVGGLLAIQQIAPWILPMVIGAFMPFLVMTGMHYSLLPAYVSSLSSLGYETVIGPGNLPSNIAQGAACLCVSLKSRNREFKQLSITSGISALLGITEPALFGVNLRLKKPLIAIAIGGGMGGLYAGITGVMRFGGGGAGLAALGLYVGENPLNILNALVSCVIAFLVTFLLTWFIGFDDISTEVSDEGSKTAVAS, translated from the coding sequence ATGAATACACGAGAAACTGCACTGTGCATACTTCGAGAAATCGGCGGAAAAGATAATATCAAAAGTCTGACACATTGTGTTACACGATTGCGCTTCTCGCTCAATTCATTCGCCCCAGCAAGCGAAGCGCGTGTAAAGCAGATACCTGGCGTATTGGGCGTCGTGAGACAAGGCGGCCAGTTTCAAGTTATCATCGGTCAAAGCGTCGAAGTGGTATACAACGAAATCATTAATGACATACCAGATCTTTCCCCTTCAGCTCAAGAGGTTGATCACAGGAGAAATCCGACACAGGGTGGAATTATCAACAAGGCACTTGATACGATTGCGGGCATTTTTACACCGATTATGCCGGTTGTCGCGGGTTCGGGAATGATCAAGGCGCTATTATCAATTCTCGTACTGGCTAAACTCATCGATCTTGATGGTCGTACCTATTACTTTTTGAATTTTATCGCCGACGCAGGGTATTACTTTCTTCCGATTTATCTAGCGGCTTCAGCTGCAAGGAAATTCCGCTGTAACATGTATATGGCAATGTTTTTAGGCGGGATTCTTCTGCACCCAAGCTTTTCAGCACTTGGAAAGTCCGGAGACTTCATATCGGTCTTAAATCTCCCCGTTCGTGTTGTGACATATTCATCTTCTGTGATTCCAATTGTGATGATAGTGTTTACATATTCCTTCGTAGAGCAGTTTCTCGAAAAAAGACTGCCATCAGCGATCAAATTTATCGCAAAACCACTTTGCTCGTTGATGATAATGGCTCCTTTGTCATTTCTAGTCCTCGGCCCGCTTGGCAGCTTTTTAGGTGATGTAATCGTAGGAGGACTTCTTGCTATTCAACAAATTGCACCTTGGATTTTACCAATGGTCATTGGTGCATTCATGCCATTTTTAGTGATGACTGGAATGCATTACAGTCTGCTTCCGGCTTATGTCAGTTCTTTGTCATCGCTCGGCTACGAAACCGTCATAGGGCCGGGAAACCTGCCTTCAAATATCGCACAAGGTGCCGCTTGCCTATGCGTGTCCCTTAAATCTAGAAATCGGGAATTCAAACAACTTTCCATTACTTCTGGAATATCAGCCTTACTCGGAATCACTGAACCAGCCTTGTTCGGAGTGAATCTCAGACTGAAGAAACCCCTGATAGCAATTGCCATCGGCGGCGGAATGGGTGGCTTGTATGCTGGCATTACAGGCGTGATGCGCTTCGGAGGTGGAGGTGCTGGATTAGCAGCGCTTGGTCTTTATGTGGGCGAGAATCCTTTAAATATTCTGAATGCTCTTGTTTCATGCGTGATTGCCTTCCTCGTGACTTTTCTTTTGACATGGTTCATTGGGTTCGATGATATTTCGACTGAGGTATCAGACGAAGGGTCCAAGACAGCCGTTGCTTCCTAA
- the asnB gene encoding asparagine synthase (glutamine-hydrolyzing): MCGFVGFTGTLDMEQDARAEVLEAMMNRIIHRGPDMGGQYFSDDVALGFRRLSILDLSEAGAQPMGNEEGTVQVVFNGEIYNFRELRAELEAAGYVFHSNTDTEVLVHGYEAWSETLVDHLRGMYSFVVYDSRRRRLFGARDIFGIKPFYWYRTPGENELLFGSEIKGFLEHPHFVKAVNRAALRPYLTLQYPATEETFFAGVFKLPAAHCFTFELETGAMNIRRYWDCDFSEVDKPFERYVEELDAQVRESVSAHRIADVKVGSFLSGGVDSSYITACLMPDSTFSVGFDYQGFNETDYAAELSERLGITNHRKMVSAEEFFQALPDIQYHMDEPQSNLSSVPLYFLAQMAAEQVTVVLSGEGADELFAGYEWYEDTPPMAGFKRAMPLSVRRALGKLAARLPHVKGRSFLLKCAEVPERWYVGQAFVYDTDEADAILKRDYDRGPDAFELCAPVYERAKCYRELSKKQYLDMNMWLPGDILLKADKMCMAHSLELRVPFLDRKVMALAERVPERFRVNEHGNKQVLRHAANRILPDEWATRPKKGFPVPFRFWLREPRYRDMVKAYFSADWAREFFDTDKLMSLLDDHFEGKAMNQRKIYTALVFLIWYKRFFIDESRSHPAAA; this comes from the coding sequence ATGTGCGGATTCGTCGGATTCACCGGCACGCTCGATATGGAGCAGGATGCGAGAGCCGAGGTTCTCGAGGCTATGATGAACCGCATCATCCACCGCGGCCCCGATATGGGCGGCCAATACTTCTCAGACGATGTCGCACTCGGCTTCCGCCGACTTTCGATCTTGGATCTCTCCGAGGCCGGAGCCCAGCCGATGGGCAACGAGGAGGGCACGGTCCAAGTTGTGTTCAACGGCGAGATCTACAACTTCCGGGAGCTGCGCGCCGAGCTCGAGGCCGCCGGATACGTCTTTCACAGCAACACGGACACCGAAGTGCTCGTCCACGGTTACGAGGCGTGGAGCGAGACTCTCGTCGATCACCTGCGCGGCATGTACAGCTTCGTCGTGTACGACAGCAGGCGCCGTCGCCTGTTCGGCGCGCGCGACATCTTCGGCATCAAGCCGTTCTACTGGTACCGCACGCCCGGTGAAAACGAGCTGCTGTTCGGAAGCGAGATCAAGGGTTTTCTCGAGCACCCTCACTTCGTGAAAGCGGTGAATCGCGCGGCGTTGCGCCCCTATCTCACGCTGCAGTATCCCGCGACCGAGGAGACGTTCTTCGCTGGAGTGTTCAAGCTTCCGGCGGCGCACTGTTTCACGTTTGAGCTTGAAACAGGCGCGATGAACATCCGTCGTTACTGGGACTGTGATTTCTCTGAGGTCGACAAGCCGTTCGAGCGCTACGTCGAGGAGCTCGACGCGCAGGTTCGCGAGAGCGTGTCCGCGCACCGCATCGCCGATGTCAAGGTGGGATCGTTCCTGTCAGGGGGCGTGGATTCCAGCTACATCACCGCGTGCCTCATGCCGGACAGCACCTTCTCGGTGGGCTTCGACTATCAGGGGTTCAATGAAACGGATTATGCGGCCGAGCTGTCGGAGAGACTGGGTATCACCAACCACCGGAAGATGGTGAGCGCCGAGGAGTTTTTCCAAGCTCTTCCCGACATCCAATATCATATGGATGAGCCCCAGTCGAATCTTTCGAGCGTGCCGCTGTACTTCTTGGCTCAGATGGCCGCCGAGCAGGTGACCGTCGTCCTTTCGGGCGAAGGCGCAGACGAGCTGTTCGCCGGATATGAATGGTACGAGGACACTCCACCGATGGCGGGCTTCAAACGGGCGATGCCTCTCTCTGTGCGCCGCGCGCTCGGCAAGCTGGCCGCGCGGTTGCCGCATGTGAAGGGTCGCAGCTTCCTTCTGAAATGCGCTGAGGTTCCCGAGCGCTGGTATGTTGGGCAGGCGTTCGTCTACGACACCGATGAGGCGGACGCGATATTGAAGCGCGACTACGATAGGGGCCCGGACGCCTTCGAGCTCTGTGCGCCCGTCTATGAGAGGGCGAAGTGCTATCGGGAGCTGTCCAAAAAGCAATATCTCGACATGAATATGTGGCTGCCCGGGGACATTCTGCTCAAGGCCGACAAGATGTGCATGGCGCATTCGCTTGAGCTGCGCGTTCCCTTCTTGGACCGCAAGGTGATGGCGCTCGCGGAGCGCGTCCCCGAACGGTTCCGCGTGAACGAACACGGCAACAAGCAGGTGCTGAGACATGCTGCAAACCGGATTCTTCCCGATGAGTGGGCCACGCGCCCCAAGAAGGGCTTTCCCGTGCCCTTTAGATTCTGGCTGCGTGAGCCGAGGTACCGCGATATGGTGAAGGCCTACTTCTCGGCTGACTGGGCACGTGAGTTCTTCGACACCGACAA